In Nitrospirota bacterium, the following are encoded in one genomic region:
- a CDS encoding GNAT family N-acetyltransferase, with protein MFCAKTPRFIEDGRIRLRPLRVFDGPFLMGGLKDEDILSANGLNKHIASSWFFAWWWMKKTFMPAYCIECASGRIGFIGLYNLILGKSAEMTLVIFDRNNRRMGYGTMAFKLLAQCLQRHSLVKEIRAKVTVGNHGALSFWRKAGFVEIKTLNDIINMSIGLDSYHLP; from the coding sequence ATGTTCTGTGCTAAAACCCCGAGATTTATAGAAGATGGACGTATCAGGCTGAGACCACTGAGGGTTTTTGATGGTCCATTTTTAATGGGCGGATTAAAGGATGAAGACATCCTATCGGCAAACGGCCTGAACAAACACATAGCTTCATCATGGTTTTTCGCCTGGTGGTGGATGAAAAAGACCTTTATGCCTGCCTACTGTATAGAGTGTGCTTCAGGACGGATAGGGTTTATCGGCCTGTATAACCTGATACTCGGTAAATCTGCTGAGATGACCCTGGTGATATTCGACAGAAATAACAGACGAATGGGTTATGGAACCATGGCATTTAAGCTCCTTGCGCAATGTTTGCAAAGGCATTCTCTTGTGAAGGAGATACGCGCAAAGGTTACGGTAGGCAACCATGGCGCTCTCTCATTCTGGAGGAAAGCTGGTTTCGTTGAAATAAAAACTTTGAATGATATAATCAATATGTCTATTGGTTTAGATAGTTATCATTTACCGTGA
- the tatA gene encoding twin-arginine translocase TatA/TatE family subunit, whose product MFGLGLPEVMVVLVIALVLFGPSKLPALGKSLGEAIKGFKKGLESESPEEKKPEEKNQLNK is encoded by the coding sequence ATGTTTGGTCTTGGTTTGCCTGAAGTAATGGTTGTTCTTGTTATCGCACTTGTGCTGTTCGGTCCAAGCAAGCTTCCGGCCCTCGGCAAGAGCCTCGGTGAGGCAATAAAGGGGTTTAAGAAGGGACTTGAAAGTGAATCACCAGAAGAAAAGAAACCAGAAGAAAAGAATCAGTTGAATAAATAA
- a CDS encoding DsrE family protein — MDRLKVLFHVNEIDRWNVALGNITNLIKDVGEGSVDVAVLANGHAVAVYADADKIEKMKDLSEKGVKFLACRNSLKKLCSGGAVCISEENLPAFVSVVPAGITEIIKKQHEGYAYVKP; from the coding sequence ATGGATAGATTAAAAGTCTTATTTCATGTAAATGAAATTGACAGATGGAATGTTGCCCTCGGGAATATAACAAATCTTATAAAGGATGTTGGAGAGGGTAGTGTGGATGTGGCAGTGCTTGCCAATGGACACGCTGTTGCTGTTTATGCCGATGCTGATAAGATTGAGAAGATGAAAGACCTTTCTGAAAAGGGCGTAAAATTCCTTGCATGCAGGAATTCATTAAAAAAGTTGTGTTCAGGAGGCGCAGTCTGTATAAGCGAGGAGAACCTGCCCGCCTTTGTCTCGGTAGTACCTGCCGGGATAACCGAGATCATAAAGAAACAGCATGAAGGCTATGCGTATGTGAAACCATGA
- a CDS encoding universal stress protein, protein MISKILVPTDGSETAQKAARYAIDLAKQLNASVIIMSVIDNRSLISQTVPARETAMHVIEPMEDYLREAAQRYDGEVKKLCDKNSVQSKTIITTGHPVEDIVKEAERSKANLIVMGSHGRSALAAAVLGSVTYGVIHKETKVPVLVVRR, encoded by the coding sequence ATGATTTCAAAGATTCTTGTGCCAACAGACGGTTCAGAGACAGCTCAAAAGGCAGCAAGGTATGCAATTGACCTTGCAAAACAGTTGAATGCCTCAGTAATTATCATGAGCGTTATCGATAATCGCTCACTTATAAGCCAGACAGTTCCTGCACGTGAGACTGCAATGCATGTAATAGAGCCTATGGAGGATTATCTACGTGAGGCTGCCCAGAGGTATGACGGTGAAGTAAAGAAACTCTGCGATAAGAATAGTGTTCAGTCAAAGACCATCATAACAACAGGGCATCCTGTTGAGGATATTGTGAAAGAGGCTGAGAGGTCGAAGGCAAATCTTATTGTTATGGGTTCCCATGGCAGAAGCGCTTTAGCAGCCGCAGTCCTCGGCAGCGTTACCTACGGAGTCATTCATAAGGAGACGAAGGTTCCTGTGCTCGTGGTAAGAAGGTGA
- a CDS encoding DsrE family protein, producing the protein MNIKMSFVAMAVFGFFALLLTGIQPVVWAETGNGTTENTKPPLQITNQTGIRVVAQINYSDTMPNGISKQVMAVKNLYDQYTDLGMKPGKDYEIIMVFRADGAQFLLTDEAYDLKVKQPHPKGNPNKAMIETMYKGRVKMYECHVAMKLKGYKPEDIFPFSRIVVTGIGAVVDFEKSGYLPITP; encoded by the coding sequence ATGAATATAAAAATGAGCTTTGTTGCAATGGCGGTCTTTGGATTTTTTGCCCTTTTACTTACAGGCATTCAACCAGTTGTTTGGGCTGAAACCGGAAATGGAACAACAGAAAATACCAAGCCGCCATTACAGATTACGAATCAAACAGGGATTAGAGTGGTTGCTCAAATCAATTATTCAGACACCATGCCGAATGGTATAAGCAAGCAGGTCATGGCTGTTAAAAACCTTTACGATCAGTATACAGACCTTGGCATGAAACCCGGAAAAGACTATGAGATTATTATGGTCTTCAGGGCCGACGGGGCGCAGTTTCTATTGACCGACGAGGCGTATGACCTCAAAGTGAAACAGCCTCATCCTAAAGGCAATCCCAACAAGGCAATGATTGAAACCATGTACAAAGGCAGGGTGAAAATGTACGAGTGTCATGTGGCCATGAAATTGAAGGGCTATAAACCGGAAGACATATTTCCTTTTAGCCGCATCGTGGTGACCGGCATCGGGGCCGTAGTTGATTTCGAAAAATCCGGCTACCTGCCGATAACTCCGTGA
- a CDS encoding substrate-binding domain-containing protein produces MQHRVAAEAFLEFMRSRKAQDIYAGYGFSSAN; encoded by the coding sequence GTGCAGCACAGGGTCGCGGCAGAGGCATTTCTCGAATTCATGAGGAGCAGGAAGGCTCAAGACATATATGCAGGCTACGGCTTTAGCAGTGCGAATTAA
- a CDS encoding DUF1003 domain-containing protein: protein METLISSISKKEYPKNELISGKSIRIGILNEIKKDHPDFTEDQYVSLSELNFYRQRYIENTMKEELGSLTNLEHEVLESFKEGELIAENIDETFKQKLTFGQRLADKIGNFGGSWSFISLFMIFLFAWISINVYVLVQKPFDPYPFIFLNLILSCLAAMQAPVIMMSQNRLEEKDRERSKHDYKVNLKAELEIRMLNEKVDHLILNQQQKLLEIQQIQIEMMEDIMNELSRDNK, encoded by the coding sequence ATGGAAACTTTAATAAGCAGTATTTCAAAAAAGGAATATCCTAAAAATGAATTAATCAGTGGCAAATCAATTCGTATAGGTATTCTGAACGAGATAAAAAAGGACCACCCTGACTTTACTGAAGACCAATATGTATCTCTTTCCGAATTGAATTTTTACAGACAGAGATACATTGAAAACACCATGAAAGAGGAATTGGGTTCCCTTACCAATTTGGAGCATGAAGTTTTGGAGAGTTTCAAAGAAGGCGAGCTGATTGCAGAAAATATAGATGAGACATTCAAGCAAAAACTGACTTTCGGCCAAAGACTCGCTGATAAAATTGGTAATTTTGGTGGAAGCTGGTCTTTTATCTCACTTTTCATGATATTCCTTTTTGCATGGATATCCATCAATGTTTATGTTCTGGTACAAAAACCTTTTGACCCATATCCGTTTATCTTTTTGAATCTTATCTTGTCCTGTCTGGCGGCAATGCAGGCTCCAGTCATTATGATGAGTCAGAACAGACTTGAGGAAAAAGACAGAGAGCGATCTAAACATGATTACAAAGTAAATCTGAAAGCCGAACTGGAAATAAGAATGTTGAATGAGAAAGTTGACCACCTGATCCTGAACCAGCAGCAGAAACTCCTTGAAATCCAGCAGATTCAGATAGAGATGATGGAAGACATTATGAACGAATTGTCGCGTGATAACAAATGA
- a CDS encoding DUF202 domain-containing protein codes for MDKNTAENQKSPKVRNRRVHMANERTFLAWIRTSIGIMAFGFVVEKFALFVKQISYFLGKEVTPPSPGYSSIFGIFLVALGALMGVLAFIRYKKVEKEIDDDTYQPSLILDILLTISVLTIGIFLVIYLIHST; via the coding sequence ATGGATAAGAACACGGCAGAGAATCAAAAATCTCCAAAAGTCCGCAACCGCCGTGTGCACATGGCAAATGAGCGGACCTTCCTTGCTTGGATAAGGACAAGCATCGGCATAATGGCCTTTGGTTTTGTTGTGGAGAAGTTTGCCCTGTTCGTGAAACAGATATCATATTTTTTAGGGAAAGAGGTCACGCCTCCATCTCCTGGGTATTCTTCAATCTTCGGAATATTCCTTGTAGCCCTCGGAGCTCTGATGGGTGTGCTTGCATTTATCAGATATAAGAAAGTTGAAAAAGAGATAGATGATGATACCTACCAGCCATCTTTAATACTCGACATACTCCTTACCATATCCGTCCTTACAATCGGGATCTTTCTTGTAATATATTTAATTCATAGCACATGA
- a CDS encoding sulfatase-like hydrolase/transferase: MFLKQFFSKSRFAGVYLFFAVFAALSFITRTILLAKSLPVIDLTPWLLIKIYGVGLFFDIVAAAYFSLPLVFYLTVVPDKIYQSRFHKPFIHFSFFVILYLLFFNSVSEYFFFDEFGVRFNFIAVDYLIYTREVVKNITESYPMPAILTAIAVISLTAFMSLRKLLDLSISVKSSLKQRVKSGLVFMAVPILSYAFVDLGFAKISANNYANEISANGIYSLFAAFKNNKINYETFYAIRDNRTVFQKARFLLKESNNYFVNDNIFDVTREIKNAGEEKRLNVVVIVEESLSSEFLGVFGNKNNLTPALDRLAKESLLFTNMHATGTRTDRGLEAVTLSVPPTPGRSIVKRPNNENMFSWGSIMKNRGYDTMFIYGGYGYFDNMNYFFSHNGFDVIDRTDLAKNEIVFENAWGVSDEDLFNKSIKEFSKSYKNNKPFFALIMTTSNHRPYTYPEGRIDIPSHSGRNGAVKYSDYAIGKFLNDAKEEAWFKDTVFVIVADHCAGSAGKASLPVNRYEIPLLIYSPSHFKPQRIDKLASQIDIAPTVLGLLNFSYKTKFFGKDILKMQPEQERALIGTYQKLGYVKNNMLAVLDIKKKGTVYQFDRRSGEIKEIPPDQNLLDEAISYYQTANYLFEHGLNRF, encoded by the coding sequence ATATTTTTAAAGCAATTTTTTTCTAAGAGCCGCTTTGCCGGCGTGTATTTGTTCTTTGCCGTATTCGCAGCGCTGTCCTTTATAACGAGGACGATTCTGCTTGCTAAATCGCTGCCTGTTATCGATCTGACGCCATGGCTTTTAATTAAGATTTATGGTGTAGGCCTCTTCTTTGATATTGTTGCCGCGGCCTATTTTTCACTTCCTCTGGTTTTTTACCTTACTGTTGTCCCCGACAAAATTTACCAAAGCAGGTTTCATAAGCCTTTTATCCATTTTTCATTTTTCGTTATTCTGTATTTGCTTTTTTTCAACAGCGTTTCAGAATACTTTTTCTTTGATGAATTCGGCGTAAGGTTCAATTTCATTGCTGTGGACTATCTCATCTATACGCGGGAAGTCGTGAAAAATATTACGGAATCTTATCCCATGCCTGCTATATTGACCGCAATCGCAGTTATATCGCTGACGGCCTTTATGTCTCTCAGGAAACTGCTTGATTTGTCTATATCGGTAAAGAGCAGCTTAAAACAGAGGGTAAAGAGCGGGTTAGTATTTATGGCTGTTCCGATACTTTCATATGCCTTTGTCGATCTGGGTTTCGCCAAAATATCCGCCAACAACTATGCAAATGAGATCTCTGCCAACGGCATCTACAGCCTCTTTGCGGCATTTAAGAACAACAAGATAAACTACGAGACATTTTATGCAATAAGAGACAACAGGACAGTCTTCCAAAAAGCAAGATTCCTCCTGAAGGAGAGTAACAACTATTTTGTCAATGACAACATTTTCGATGTTACAAGAGAGATTAAAAATGCAGGCGAAGAAAAAAGACTCAATGTGGTGGTAATAGTTGAGGAAAGCCTGAGCTCAGAATTTCTCGGAGTTTTCGGCAACAAGAATAATCTTACCCCGGCCCTCGACAGGCTTGCAAAGGAAAGCCTCTTATTTACTAACATGCATGCCACAGGAACAAGGACAGACCGGGGGCTTGAAGCCGTTACCCTGTCGGTTCCGCCGACTCCCGGCAGGTCTATCGTAAAACGGCCCAACAACGAGAACATGTTCTCGTGGGGCTCGATTATGAAGAACAGGGGCTATGATACTATGTTTATTTACGGTGGTTACGGATATTTCGACAACATGAATTACTTTTTCAGTCATAATGGATTCGATGTAATCGACAGGACAGACCTTGCCAAGAACGAAATTGTTTTTGAGAATGCATGGGGAGTAAGCGACGAGGATCTGTTTAATAAATCCATCAAAGAGTTCAGCAAGTCTTACAAAAACAACAAACCCTTCTTTGCGCTCATCATGACAACCTCCAACCACAGGCCCTATACATATCCTGAAGGCAGGATAGATATCCCATCCCATTCCGGAAGAAATGGCGCGGTAAAATATTCAGACTATGCCATCGGGAAGTTCCTCAACGACGCAAAGGAAGAAGCGTGGTTTAAAGATACAGTCTTTGTCATAGTAGCCGACCACTGCGCCGGCTCCGCGGGAAAGGCGTCACTGCCTGTTAACCGGTATGAAATCCCACTTCTCATCTATTCCCCGTCACATTTTAAACCGCAGAGGATAGATAAGCTGGCGAGCCAGATAGATATTGCTCCTACTGTTTTAGGACTTCTAAACTTCAGTTATAAGACTAAATTTTTCGGCAAGGATATTCTGAAGATGCAGCCGGAACAGGAAAGGGCGCTCATTGGAACGTATCAGAAACTCGGCTATGTAAAGAATAACATGCTTGCGGTACTTGATATAAAGAAAAAAGGAACAGTGTATCAATTCGACAGGCGCAGCGGTGAGATAAAAGAAATACCACCCGACCAGAACCTGCTGGATGAGGCTATCAGCTATTATCAAACCGCCAACTATTTATTTGAGCATGGGTTAAACAGATTTTGA
- a CDS encoding rubrerythrin family protein — MQKTIENLAKAFIGESQARNRYTFYSKIAQKEGFDQISEIFLITADNEREHANWLFRLINELKKKSNEDLSEIIVGAAAPTVLGDTAENLKAAIAGEHYEYAKMYPEFADIAEKEGFPEIARRLRAIAKAEEHHEERYKKLLKEVEGSTVFKKDGKVYWVCRKCGYIHEGEAPPKKCPSCDHESNYFQIKCEEY, encoded by the coding sequence GTGCAAAAGACGATTGAAAATCTCGCAAAGGCGTTTATCGGTGAAAGTCAGGCAAGAAATCGTTACACATTTTATTCAAAAATCGCGCAAAAAGAGGGCTTCGACCAGATTTCGGAGATTTTTCTCATAACAGCAGATAATGAAAGGGAGCATGCCAATTGGTTGTTCAGGTTAATCAATGAGCTGAAGAAAAAAAGCAATGAGGACTTAAGCGAAATAATTGTTGGAGCAGCGGCGCCCACAGTGCTTGGAGATACTGCCGAGAATCTAAAGGCAGCAATTGCAGGAGAACATTATGAATATGCCAAAATGTATCCTGAATTTGCGGATATTGCCGAGAAAGAGGGATTCCCTGAAATTGCCAGACGCTTAAGGGCAATCGCTAAGGCAGAGGAACATCACGAAGAACGATATAAAAAATTATTGAAGGAAGTCGAAGGAAGCACAGTGTTCAAGAAAGACGGAAAGGTCTACTGGGTCTGCAGGAAATGCGGCTATATCCATGAAGGCGAAGCCCCCCCTAAGAAATGTCCTTCGTGCGATCATGAGTCAAATTATTTTCAGATTAAATGCGAAGAATATTAA